A single genomic interval of Aphelocoma coerulescens isolate FSJ_1873_10779 chromosome W unlocalized genomic scaffold, UR_Acoe_1.0 ChrW_unloc_scaf_5, whole genome shotgun sequence harbors:
- the MACIR gene encoding macrophage immunometabolism regulator isoform X3 → MDINGNSRTTISTLPVPLAEVSSAGKTEAEKPRCSSTPCSPMRQTISGYQILRMDSNYLVGFTTGEELLKLAQKYTGNEDNKGKSGPSLHSKQLDLGLACSSRLYKTRSRCYQPYEIPAVNGRRRRRMPSSGDKCTKALPYEPYKALHGPLPLCLLKGKKAHSKSLDYLNLDKMSIQEPADTDMLQYQLQHLTLRGDRMFSRNNT, encoded by the coding sequence ATGGACATAAATGGAAACTCCAGAACTACCATATCTACCCTCCCTGTACCTCTTGCAGAGGTCAGTTCTGCAGGCAAAACAGAAGCAGAGAAACCACGATGCTCCAGCACCCCCTGCTCACCAATGCGACAGACAATTTCAGGCTATCAGATCCTTCGTATGGATTCTAACTACCTGGTTGGATTCACAACTGGAGAGGAGCTGCTAAAATTAGCTCAAAAGTATACAGGAAATGAAGATAATAAAGGTAAATCTGGGCCTAGCTTGCACTCTAAACAGCTTGATTTAGGACTTGCGTGTTCTTCCCGTTTGTACAAAACTAGAAGTAGGTGCTATCAGCCATATGAGATCCCAGCAGTAaatggaaggaggaggagacggaTGCCCAGCTCAGGCGATAAATGCACTAAGGCTTTACCATATGAACCTTACAAGGCACTTCATGGTCCCCTGCCTCTTTGCCTTTTAAAGGGCAAAAAGGCTCATTCTAAGTCCCTGGACTACCTCAATTTAGACAAAATGAGCATTCAGGAACCTGCCGACACAGACATGCTACAATACCAGCTCCAACACCTTACCCTTAGAGGGGACCGTATGTTTTCAAGAAATAATACATGA
- the MACIR gene encoding macrophage immunometabolism regulator isoform X2, which yields MDPSGVENNTLLKMDINGNSRTTISTLPVPLAEVSSAGKTEAEKPRCSSTPCSPMRQTISGYQILRMDSNYLVGFTTGEELLKLAQKYTGNEDNKGKSGPSLHSKQLDLGLACSSRLYKTRSRCYQPYEIPAVNGRRRRRMPSSGDKCTKALPYEPYKALHGPLPLCLLKGKKAHSKSLDYLNLDKMSIQEPADTDMLQYQLQHLTLRGDRMFSRNNT from the exons ATGGACCCCTCTGGAGTG gagAATAACACATTGCTTAAAATGGACATAAATGGAAACTCCAGAACTACCATATCTACCCTCCCTGTACCTCTTGCAGAGGTCAGTTCTGCAGGCAAAACAGAAGCAGAGAAACCACGATGCTCCAGCACCCCCTGCTCACCAATGCGACAGACAATTTCAGGCTATCAGATCCTTCGTATGGATTCTAACTACCTGGTTGGATTCACAACTGGAGAGGAGCTGCTAAAATTAGCTCAAAAGTATACAGGAAATGAAGATAATAAAGGTAAATCTGGGCCTAGCTTGCACTCTAAACAGCTTGATTTAGGACTTGCGTGTTCTTCCCGTTTGTACAAAACTAGAAGTAGGTGCTATCAGCCATATGAGATCCCAGCAGTAaatggaaggaggaggagacggaTGCCCAGCTCAGGCGATAAATGCACTAAGGCTTTACCATATGAACCTTACAAGGCACTTCATGGTCCCCTGCCTCTTTGCCTTTTAAAGGGCAAAAAGGCTCATTCTAAGTCCCTGGACTACCTCAATTTAGACAAAATGAGCATTCAGGAACCTGCCGACACAGACATGCTACAATACCAGCTCCAACACCTTACCCTTAGAGGGGACCGTATGTTTTCAAGAAATAATACATGA
- the MACIR gene encoding macrophage immunometabolism regulator isoform X1: MSCPSFGHVVCCDWLEASITPRSASVGEGGLFSSLASASVIDCTVLRALLSFLAVCWSSAALDRRQEENNTLLKMDINGNSRTTISTLPVPLAEVSSAGKTEAEKPRCSSTPCSPMRQTISGYQILRMDSNYLVGFTTGEELLKLAQKYTGNEDNKGKSGPSLHSKQLDLGLACSSRLYKTRSRCYQPYEIPAVNGRRRRRMPSSGDKCTKALPYEPYKALHGPLPLCLLKGKKAHSKSLDYLNLDKMSIQEPADTDMLQYQLQHLTLRGDRMFSRNNT, translated from the exons ATGTCATGCCCCTCTTTTGGTCACGTGGTCTGTTGTGATTGGCTGGAAGCATCCATTACCCCACGGTCTGCAAGCGTAGGGGAAGGGGGTTTATTTTCATCCTTAGCTTCAGCGAGCGTAATAGACTGCACCGTACTCAGAGCCTTGTTGTCTTTCCTTGCTGTGTGTTGGAGTTCCGCCGCACTGGACCGCAGGCAGGAG gagAATAACACATTGCTTAAAATGGACATAAATGGAAACTCCAGAACTACCATATCTACCCTCCCTGTACCTCTTGCAGAGGTCAGTTCTGCAGGCAAAACAGAAGCAGAGAAACCACGATGCTCCAGCACCCCCTGCTCACCAATGCGACAGACAATTTCAGGCTATCAGATCCTTCGTATGGATTCTAACTACCTGGTTGGATTCACAACTGGAGAGGAGCTGCTAAAATTAGCTCAAAAGTATACAGGAAATGAAGATAATAAAGGTAAATCTGGGCCTAGCTTGCACTCTAAACAGCTTGATTTAGGACTTGCGTGTTCTTCCCGTTTGTACAAAACTAGAAGTAGGTGCTATCAGCCATATGAGATCCCAGCAGTAaatggaaggaggaggagacggaTGCCCAGCTCAGGCGATAAATGCACTAAGGCTTTACCATATGAACCTTACAAGGCACTTCATGGTCCCCTGCCTCTTTGCCTTTTAAAGGGCAAAAAGGCTCATTCTAAGTCCCTGGACTACCTCAATTTAGACAAAATGAGCATTCAGGAACCTGCCGACACAGACATGCTACAATACCAGCTCCAACACCTTACCCTTAGAGGGGACCGTATGTTTTCAAGAAATAATACATGA